From the genome of Nocardia sp. NBC_01503, one region includes:
- a CDS encoding ATP-binding protein, whose product MRRTAHAACDTTAVTSSFSSSPIGRILPRHAHSAVHEALADTRVVLVNGARQCGKSTLVARIGREIGATWRSLDKPETRQAAGYDPTQFVLDDSLLIIDEVQRVPELLLAIKETVDADGRPGRFLLTGSAHVMALRSVPDALPGRMETIELWPLSQGEIDGAPDRFIDSAFERGPQLRHDGTENRDDYIERIARGGFPEAVAREGKRRSRFFSSYVADLINRDVMQLSEIERSAEMFTLANLVAARSGQLLVPGALGNELGLPKDTVARYLRLLEEVFLIKRIPAWSRNLTTRAVATSKVFMVDSGIATYLCGADSRALRAVNGPLGSLLEGFVAAELARQLTWSDQEARMFHYRTRDNVEVDIILENNRREVIAIEVKAATTVKGEDFRGLRHLAERLGDDLLAGYLLYTGTETLPFGPKFRALPISALWNARP is encoded by the coding sequence ATGCGGCGAACCGCGCACGCCGCATGCGATACTACGGCGGTGACCTCGTCCTTTTCGTCATCGCCTATTGGTAGAATCCTTCCCCGGCACGCCCACTCGGCAGTCCATGAAGCACTGGCGGATACACGTGTTGTCCTGGTTAACGGGGCTCGTCAATGCGGTAAGAGCACGCTGGTCGCCCGGATTGGCAGAGAGATCGGCGCGACGTGGCGGAGCCTCGACAAGCCGGAGACCCGGCAGGCGGCCGGCTACGACCCAACCCAGTTCGTCCTCGACGATTCCCTCTTGATCATCGACGAGGTACAGCGAGTACCGGAGCTGCTGTTGGCGATCAAGGAGACCGTCGACGCCGATGGACGACCCGGCCGGTTCCTGCTCACCGGCTCGGCGCACGTCATGGCGCTCCGGAGCGTTCCGGACGCCCTTCCCGGACGCATGGAAACGATCGAACTCTGGCCACTCTCCCAAGGCGAAATCGACGGCGCACCGGACAGATTCATCGATTCCGCCTTCGAACGCGGACCACAACTACGGCACGACGGAACCGAGAACCGCGATGACTACATCGAACGGATCGCCCGCGGCGGTTTCCCCGAAGCTGTTGCGCGAGAGGGCAAACGGCGATCCCGATTCTTCTCCTCCTACGTCGCCGATCTGATCAACCGAGACGTCATGCAACTGTCCGAGATCGAACGCAGCGCAGAAATGTTCACCCTGGCCAACCTCGTTGCGGCTCGCTCCGGTCAGCTCCTGGTGCCCGGCGCCCTCGGCAATGAACTCGGCCTGCCCAAAGACACCGTCGCCCGCTACCTTCGCCTCCTGGAAGAGGTCTTCCTGATCAAGCGCATCCCCGCGTGGTCACGAAACCTGACCACCCGGGCCGTCGCGACGTCCAAGGTGTTCATGGTCGATTCCGGCATCGCCACCTATCTGTGCGGTGCCGACTCACGCGCGCTGCGGGCCGTGAACGGCCCGCTCGGGTCATTGCTGGAGGGCTTCGTAGCCGCCGAACTCGCTCGTCAGCTCACCTGGTCCGACCAGGAGGCCCGCATGTTCCACTACCGCACCCGCGACAACGTCGAAGTCGACATCATCCTCGAGAACAACCGACGAGAGGTGATCGCCATCGAGGTGAAAGCCGCCACCACCGTCAAGGGCGAAGACTTCCGCGGGCTCCGCCACCTCGCAGAACGCCTGGGCGACGACCTCCTCGCCGGATACCTGCTCTACACCGGCACCGAAACCCTCCCGTTCGGGCCGAAATTCCGAGCCTTGCCGATCAGCGCCCTGTGGAACGCACGACCATGA
- a CDS encoding type II toxin-antitoxin system Phd/YefM family antitoxin, with translation MSWQVQEAKQRFSELLRSVTTDGPQVVTRHGEAIAVVIDIAEYRRLRGEVTDFKDFLRAGPSLEDLDLTRSRESPREIDWTA, from the coding sequence ATGAGCTGGCAGGTTCAGGAAGCCAAACAGCGCTTCAGCGAGCTGCTCCGGAGTGTCACCACCGACGGCCCGCAGGTGGTGACGCGGCACGGCGAGGCGATTGCAGTGGTGATCGACATTGCCGAATACCGAAGGCTCCGTGGTGAGGTCACCGATTTCAAGGACTTCCTACGCGCCGGTCCGAGTCTCGAGGATCTCGATCTGACCCGCAGCCGCGAATCACCGCGCGAGATTGATTGGACGGCCTGA
- a CDS encoding TetR/AcrR family transcriptional regulator, translating to MPLPRFTRIAPEQREHILAVARGAFAADGATSASYNKIIAAAGISKTTAYQYFDGRDDLLKTVLDDLAARLALVLGSWTPATGAAQFWTELTAASQRLITHLADHPQDRVLAAHVPLESTTADQWLRALVTDGTRLGVIRTDIDPELLHAATASVLAAADQWILARWAATADRSPDTTAVLRLLAGLWATPTDKLPHTKGQ from the coding sequence ATGCCGCTACCTCGATTCACGCGGATCGCCCCGGAACAGCGCGAGCACATCCTGGCCGTCGCGCGCGGCGCATTCGCCGCCGACGGGGCGACCAGCGCGTCATACAACAAGATCATCGCTGCCGCGGGCATCTCGAAAACCACCGCTTACCAGTACTTCGACGGCAGGGACGATCTGCTGAAGACCGTCCTGGACGACCTCGCGGCACGATTGGCGCTCGTCCTCGGTTCCTGGACGCCGGCCACGGGCGCGGCCCAGTTCTGGACCGAACTGACCGCCGCCTCCCAACGGCTGATCACGCATCTGGCCGACCACCCGCAGGACCGCGTTCTCGCCGCCCATGTCCCCCTGGAGTCGACCACGGCCGACCAGTGGCTGCGCGCCCTCGTCACCGATGGCACCCGCCTCGGCGTGATCCGCACCGACATAGATCCGGAGCTCCTGCACGCGGCCACCGCGAGCGTGCTCGCGGCCGCCGACCAGTGGATCCTGGCCCGCTGGGCCGCGACGGCCGACCGATCTCCCGATACCACGGCCGTCCTGCGACTCCTCGCCGGACTGTGGGCCACCCCGACCGACAAATTGCCGCACACGAAAGGGCAGTAG
- a CDS encoding type II toxin-antitoxin system VapC family toxin, giving the protein MIGRPDLGFLLDTDIVSELRKKSPNRKVLAWYEGVHSHQLHLSAITLGEIRLGIERLRVRDTPQAEILESWLGTLRTTYRDRIVAVDADIAEEWARMNIPRTVPILDGLLAATAKVHEWTFVTRNVADVVGTGISTLNPFD; this is encoded by the coding sequence TTGATTGGACGGCCTGACTTGGGCTTTCTACTCGACACCGACATTGTGTCCGAACTGCGCAAGAAGAGCCCCAACCGCAAGGTGCTGGCCTGGTACGAGGGAGTGCACTCCCATCAACTCCACCTCAGCGCCATCACCCTTGGCGAAATCCGGTTGGGTATCGAGCGTCTGCGCGTCCGGGACACGCCGCAGGCCGAGATTCTCGAATCGTGGCTCGGCACCCTGCGCACCACCTATCGCGATCGTATTGTCGCCGTCGACGCGGACATCGCCGAGGAATGGGCTCGAATGAACATCCCCAGGACCGTCCCGATATTGGATGGCCTGCTGGCCGCCACCGCCAAGGTGCACGAGTGGACTTTCGTCACCCGCAATGTCGCGGACGTGGTCGGCACTGGCATATCCACGCTCAATCCATTCGACTGA
- a CDS encoding alpha/beta fold hydrolase, producing MRTSVRALAAAVAATLLSLTSAIAHAEPAVPADGCRDISFPVPQGTLATTLCLPPGGAADTVMVLMSGSNFNGTYWDFQYQPEIYNFRRAMNAAGYATLVADRLGNGASSTPVSLSLTATATAEALHGMVRALRDGLDGARPFTKVVTVGHSLTSGTSVMEANSYHDVDGVLLTVVAMR from the coding sequence GTGCGAACCTCGGTCCGAGCACTCGCCGCCGCGGTAGCAGCGACGCTGCTCAGCCTGACCTCCGCCATCGCCCATGCCGAACCGGCCGTACCGGCCGACGGCTGCCGGGACATCTCCTTCCCGGTTCCGCAGGGCACCCTCGCCACCACCCTGTGCCTTCCGCCCGGTGGCGCCGCCGACACCGTGATGGTGCTGATGTCCGGCTCCAATTTCAATGGCACCTATTGGGATTTCCAGTATCAGCCCGAGATCTACAACTTCCGGCGCGCCATGAATGCCGCCGGCTACGCCACCCTGGTCGCCGATCGCCTCGGCAATGGCGCGAGCAGTACGCCGGTGAGCCTCTCGCTCACCGCGACCGCCACCGCGGAGGCGTTGCACGGCATGGTGCGCGCACTGCGTGACGGGCTCGACGGAGCGCGGCCGTTCACCAAGGTCGTCACCGTCGGGCATTCGCTGACCTCGGGCACCTCGGTCATGGAGGCCAACAGCTACCACGATGTGGACGGTGTGCTGCTCACGGTAGTGGCCATGCGGTGA
- a CDS encoding MarR family winged helix-turn-helix transcriptional regulator, with translation MTALAPVRTERDLSFLLDRTSHVLRTQMSAALAEIGLTARMHCVLVHALEQERTQAQLAELGDMDKTTMVVTVDALEKAGLAERRPSSADRRARIIAVTPEGVKLAARSQKIVDGVHRDALDSLPKGERDALLKALNHLVEGHLSATAEASTARRARQ, from the coding sequence ATGACCGCTCTGGCACCCGTTCGGACCGAACGTGACCTGTCGTTCCTGCTCGACCGCACCAGTCATGTGCTGCGCACGCAGATGTCCGCCGCGCTGGCGGAGATCGGCCTGACCGCTCGTATGCACTGCGTTCTGGTGCACGCGCTCGAGCAGGAGCGCACCCAGGCGCAGCTCGCCGAGCTGGGGGATATGGATAAGACCACCATGGTGGTGACCGTCGACGCCCTGGAGAAGGCGGGGCTGGCGGAGCGGCGTCCGTCGAGTGCCGATCGCCGCGCGCGCATCATCGCGGTCACTCCGGAGGGTGTGAAGCTCGCCGCGCGCAGTCAGAAGATCGTGGACGGCGTCCACCGCGATGCCCTGGATTCGCTTCCCAAGGGGGAGCGCGACGCCCTGTTGAAGGCATTGAATCACCTGGTGGAGGGGCATCTTTCGGCGACGGCGGAGGCATCCACGGCGCGCCGCGCCAGGCAGTGA
- a CDS encoding SDR family oxidoreductase → MPNPTAQDPNTTPPQPMSRVLVAGATGYLGRHLVSALKKHGCWVRVLVRRPEQASDLPEADDVFVGQITDAATLHGAADDVDTVFSSIGITRQRDGVGYEQVDYGGNLALLREAERASVARFVYISVLHGRELRDHVRLAAAKERFVDELRASAVAGTVIRPTGYFSDMREFLTMAEKGRVYLIGDGNRSMNPISGADLAEFCVTTATTRSAPDIEIGGPDILTHNQIAEAAFAATGRPARITHVPRGLAAAARRLVESITPERTFGPLQFFLSVMTTDMVAPATGHDHLAAFFREESGRNP, encoded by the coding sequence ATGCCGAACCCCACCGCACAGGACCCGAACACCACACCGCCACAACCGATGTCACGAGTGCTCGTGGCAGGCGCCACCGGTTACCTGGGACGCCATCTGGTTTCCGCCCTCAAAAAGCACGGCTGTTGGGTGCGCGTACTCGTACGCCGACCAGAGCAGGCGTCGGACCTGCCGGAGGCCGACGACGTCTTCGTAGGCCAAATCACCGACGCCGCAACCCTGCACGGCGCGGCCGACGACGTCGACACCGTGTTCTCCAGCATCGGAATCACCCGCCAGCGCGACGGCGTCGGATACGAACAGGTCGACTACGGCGGTAACCTGGCCCTGCTACGCGAAGCCGAGCGGGCGAGCGTGGCGCGGTTTGTGTACATCTCCGTCTTGCACGGCCGTGAGCTCCGCGATCACGTACGCCTGGCAGCCGCCAAGGAGCGCTTCGTCGACGAACTGCGCGCATCCGCCGTGGCCGGCACCGTAATTCGCCCGACGGGCTACTTCTCGGACATGCGCGAATTCCTGACCATGGCCGAAAAGGGCCGCGTCTACTTGATCGGCGACGGAAACCGCAGCATGAATCCGATATCCGGCGCAGATCTCGCCGAATTCTGCGTCACGACCGCCACCACCCGGTCCGCCCCCGACATCGAGATCGGCGGACCGGACATCCTCACTCACAATCAGATCGCCGAAGCCGCATTCGCCGCCACCGGCCGTCCCGCCCGCATCACTCACGTGCCGCGCGGACTCGCGGCCGCGGCCCGTCGGCTGGTCGAATCCATAACTCCGGAGCGCACTTTCGGCCCCCTGCAATTCTTCCTCTCCGTCATGACCACGGATATGGTGGCCCCCGCCACCGGCCACGATCACCTCGCCGCCTTCTTTCGAGAAGAGTCCGGAAGAAACCCTTGA
- a CDS encoding phosphoribosyltransferase: MPPFLDRNDAGRQLAGLLAAFRGHDVVVLAPPGGGVRVAAGLAAALHVCLDVILVRSLSIARRPDLVYGLLGEDETLLIDTTAVAEGAVCESERAETEQQQSEILRRNAFSYRGDRKRVDLRDRTVVIADDCLNDATVLRDSCRMALLHGAIRIAIAVPVGARRALGGLAPYADKIVCLNPTAQPPDAERWYLQSTATSSTDIAALLGGNHSCDRSNGFAGPDKRTTPASRSSSNRGRCS; this comes from the coding sequence ATGCCACCGTTCCTGGACCGCAATGACGCGGGCCGCCAGTTGGCCGGGCTGCTCGCGGCTTTTCGCGGTCACGATGTGGTCGTACTGGCTCCGCCCGGCGGCGGCGTCCGGGTCGCGGCCGGGCTCGCCGCCGCCTTGCACGTCTGCCTCGATGTAATCCTGGTGCGCTCCTTGAGTATTGCCCGCCGTCCGGATCTGGTGTACGGATTGCTCGGTGAGGACGAGACGCTGCTCATCGATACCACCGCGGTGGCCGAGGGAGCGGTATGTGAATCCGAGCGCGCCGAGACCGAGCAGCAGCAGTCGGAGATCCTGCGCCGCAATGCCTTCAGCTATCGCGGTGATCGTAAACGGGTGGACCTGCGCGATCGCACCGTGGTCATCGCCGACGACTGCCTGAACGATGCCACCGTGCTGCGCGACAGTTGCCGTATGGCGCTGCTGCACGGTGCGATTCGAATCGCGATCGCGGTGCCGGTGGGCGCGCGGCGCGCACTCGGCGGCCTGGCGCCCTATGCCGACAAGATCGTCTGCCTGAACCCCACCGCGCAACCGCCCGATGCCGAGCGCTGGTATCTACAGAGCACCGCGACCTCGAGCACCGATATCGCGGCGCTGCTCGGCGGCAATCACTCCTGCGACCGGTCCAACGGTTTCGCGGGGCCGGACAAGCGCACCACCCCGGCGTCGAGGTCGAGTTCCAACCGCGGCCGGTGTTCCTGA
- a CDS encoding bile acid:sodium symporter family protein, which produces MNSGFVAVALPIALGVIMFGLGLALTPADFTRVARQPKVVLIALVCQMVILPLVAFGLVTVLELAPLAAIGLMLLAAAPGGATANLFSHLFRGDVALNVSLTAVNSIISVVTVPLITNAAIDHFGPDDGPGSLGVQFGKAVQVFAMVLIPVAIGMTVRALRPGFADRMDRSVRIASALLLVFVVLGAVLSNSSDITGDLPRIGAAAALLCAISLTVGYWLPRLLGVADRQAVACSMEIGIHNSAIAITIAISILDSTEIAVPAAVYAVFMSPFAAAFGWLISRRLRMNADNPQQNYDVRYDRSGTRSDRT; this is translated from the coding sequence GTGAATTCTGGGTTTGTCGCGGTCGCGTTGCCGATTGCGCTGGGCGTGATCATGTTCGGGCTGGGGTTGGCGCTGACCCCGGCGGATTTCACCCGGGTGGCGAGGCAGCCGAAGGTGGTGTTGATCGCGCTGGTGTGCCAGATGGTGATATTGCCGTTGGTGGCCTTCGGTTTGGTGACGGTGCTCGAGCTGGCTCCCCTTGCCGCGATCGGGTTGATGCTGTTGGCGGCCGCGCCGGGCGGTGCGACGGCGAATCTCTTCAGTCATCTGTTCCGTGGTGATGTGGCGCTGAATGTGTCACTGACCGCGGTCAATTCGATTATCTCGGTGGTGACGGTACCGCTGATCACGAATGCGGCGATCGACCATTTCGGTCCCGATGACGGTCCGGGTTCGCTGGGCGTGCAATTCGGCAAGGCCGTACAGGTCTTCGCGATGGTTTTGATCCCGGTGGCGATCGGTATGACGGTGCGTGCCCTGCGCCCAGGCTTCGCCGATCGCATGGATCGTTCGGTGCGCATCGCCTCCGCACTGCTCCTGGTCTTCGTCGTGCTGGGTGCGGTGCTGTCGAACAGTTCGGATATCACCGGCGATCTACCCCGAATCGGCGCGGCGGCCGCCCTGCTGTGCGCGATCAGTCTGACGGTCGGCTATTGGCTGCCCCGACTGCTCGGTGTCGCCGATCGTCAGGCCGTGGCCTGTTCGATGGAGATCGGGATTCACAACAGCGCCATCGCCATCACCATCGCGATCAGCATTCTGGACAGCACCGAGATCGCGGTCCCCGCGGCCGTGTACGCGGTCTTCATGTCCCCGTTCGCCGCCGCGTTCGGCTGGCTCATCAGCCGTCGACTACGGATGAATGCAGATAATCCGCAACAAAACTATGATGTGCGGTATGACCGCTCTGGCACCCGTTCGGACCGAACGTGA
- a CDS encoding MFS transporter: MTASKSLALAVLSAATLMTILDGSIVTVAMPAIQQDLGFTPAGLSWTVNAYLIAFGGLLLLAGRFGDLIGRKTMFLIGNIVFTAASLLAGAANSPAMLIAARFLQGVGSAIASAVVLGILVTMFTEKGERARAIGIFSFTGAAGASIGQVLGGVLTDALNWHWIFLINVPIGVLTVALAVKALPSDRGLGLAAGADALGALLVTAGLMLGIYTVVKIEEYSWLSAHTLGLGAVSLILLAGFVIRQATAKTPLLPLRIFRSRNVSGANVVQMLTLSAMFAFQIIVALYMQKVLGYTALQTGLAMLPAAVAIGGVSLFISARLITRFGERTVLITGLVLLLAGMAWLTRLPVHAAYIPDLLPMMVLIAGGGLVLPALTNLGMSAASADDAGLASGLFNTTQQVGMAIGIAVLSTLAASETGTRLAAGAAEAAALTDGYRLAFTVATGVLAAALIITGTMLRRPSAAIDSASAEAMALAA; encoded by the coding sequence ATGACAGCGTCCAAAAGCCTTGCCCTCGCGGTGCTTTCCGCCGCGACGCTGATGACCATCCTCGATGGCAGCATTGTCACGGTGGCCATGCCCGCGATCCAGCAGGATCTCGGCTTCACGCCCGCCGGTTTGAGCTGGACCGTCAACGCGTATCTGATCGCCTTCGGTGGCCTCTTGCTGCTGGCGGGCCGCTTCGGTGATCTGATCGGCCGCAAGACGATGTTCCTGATCGGCAATATCGTCTTCACCGCCGCTTCACTGCTTGCGGGCGCGGCGAACAGCCCGGCCATGCTGATCGCGGCCCGCTTCCTGCAGGGCGTGGGCAGTGCGATCGCCTCGGCGGTGGTGCTCGGCATTCTGGTCACCATGTTCACCGAGAAGGGTGAACGGGCCAGGGCCATCGGCATCTTCAGCTTCACCGGCGCGGCCGGTGCCTCCATCGGCCAGGTGCTCGGCGGTGTACTCACCGATGCGCTGAACTGGCATTGGATCTTCCTGATCAATGTGCCGATCGGCGTCCTGACCGTCGCACTGGCCGTGAAGGCGCTGCCCTCGGATCGTGGTCTGGGCCTGGCCGCCGGGGCCGACGCGCTGGGCGCGCTGCTGGTCACCGCCGGTCTCATGCTGGGCATCTACACCGTCGTGAAGATCGAGGAGTACAGCTGGCTGTCCGCGCACACCCTCGGCCTCGGCGCTGTATCGCTGATCCTGTTGGCAGGATTCGTCATTCGGCAGGCCACCGCGAAGACCCCGCTGCTTCCGCTGCGAATCTTCCGTTCCCGCAATGTTTCCGGCGCGAATGTGGTGCAGATGCTGACCCTGTCGGCCATGTTCGCATTCCAGATCATCGTCGCCCTGTACATGCAGAAGGTGTTGGGCTACACCGCATTGCAGACCGGTCTGGCCATGCTGCCCGCCGCCGTCGCCATCGGCGGAGTATCACTGTTCATCTCGGCCCGACTGATCACCCGCTTCGGTGAGCGGACCGTCCTGATCACCGGCCTGGTCCTGCTGCTGGCCGGAATGGCCTGGCTGACAAGGCTTCCGGTGCATGCCGCCTACATCCCCGATCTGCTCCCCATGATGGTGTTGATCGCCGGTGGCGGCCTGGTCCTGCCCGCGCTCACCAATCTGGGTATGTCGGCCGCCAGTGCCGATGACGCCGGACTCGCCTCCGGCCTGTTCAACACCACCCAGCAGGTGGGTATGGCGATCGGTATCGCGGTGCTCTCCACCCTGGCGGCCTCCGAGACCGGCACCCGGCTGGCGGCGGGCGCCGCCGAGGCCGCGGCCCTGACCGACGGCTACCGTCTCGCCTTCACGGTGGCGACCGGAGTCCTGGCCGCCGCGCTGATCATCACCGGCACTATGCTGCGGCGGCCCAGCGCCGCCATCGATTCCGCATCGGCGGAAGCGATGGCATTGGCTGCCTGA
- a CDS encoding ion channel, with protein sequence MLVRFGLLRTWATPIVVIGLVFVTSWPLLFWAEPAGSALVQPGNFWWYFVVTASTVGYGDFFPTTGFGHLVGVYVIVGGIVTLTTVFTKLASMLEEAKGNRMQGMISTDAAGHVVVLGYRAGRTERIVGELSADESRRLVLCAWDEVGSHPMPQQHGLEFVRGDLTDEGVLRRAGVHRASTVLVDARDDNEALAIAVVVAHLTDTAHTVVALRDLDRADLVRYVGPWIRCVQWHTPRMITEEMTSPGIAEVYAELMTHGGANTYSLALPASFGGVSVERCQIALGQRYGAILLAVRSGDDLMVNPIWTETLAPGSVLYYIAPRRLTNEQVLRELSCS encoded by the coding sequence ATGCTCGTGCGCTTCGGTCTGTTGCGCACTTGGGCGACGCCGATCGTGGTCATCGGTTTGGTCTTCGTGACCAGCTGGCCGCTGTTGTTCTGGGCCGAGCCGGCCGGCAGCGCACTGGTTCAGCCGGGCAACTTCTGGTGGTACTTCGTCGTCACCGCGTCCACCGTCGGGTACGGCGACTTCTTCCCCACGACCGGATTCGGCCACCTGGTGGGTGTGTATGTCATCGTCGGCGGCATCGTGACGCTGACGACGGTGTTCACGAAGCTGGCCTCGATGCTGGAGGAAGCGAAAGGCAATCGCATGCAGGGAATGATCAGTACCGATGCAGCCGGGCACGTTGTCGTTCTCGGCTATCGTGCCGGGCGGACCGAACGGATCGTCGGGGAGCTGTCGGCGGACGAATCCCGTCGGCTCGTGCTGTGCGCCTGGGACGAGGTCGGTTCCCACCCGATGCCCCAGCAGCACGGTCTGGAGTTCGTGCGCGGTGATCTGACCGACGAGGGCGTGCTGCGGCGCGCCGGAGTGCACCGCGCGAGCACGGTACTCGTCGACGCGCGCGACGACAATGAGGCGCTGGCGATCGCGGTCGTAGTCGCCCATCTCACCGACACCGCGCATACTGTGGTGGCACTGCGCGACCTCGATCGCGCCGACCTGGTTCGGTACGTGGGCCCCTGGATTCGATGCGTGCAGTGGCACACGCCTCGAATGATCACCGAGGAGATGACTTCTCCGGGTATCGCCGAGGTGTACGCCGAGTTGATGACTCACGGCGGTGCCAACACCTATTCGCTGGCCCTGCCGGCGTCGTTCGGCGGGGTGTCCGTGGAGCGCTGTCAGATCGCGCTCGGTCAGCGATACGGAGCGATACTGCTGGCGGTCCGATCGGGTGATGACCTGATGGTCAACCCGATCTGGACCGAGACACTGGCGCCGGGCAGTGTGCTGTACTACATCGCGCCGCGACGCTTGACGAATGAACAGGTGCTCCGCGAATTGTCTTGCTCCTGA
- a CDS encoding alpha/beta fold hydrolase, which translates to MRTSVRALAAIAAAALLNLTPGIAHADPVTPAAGCRDISFPVAQGTLATTLCLPPGGTADTVMVLMSGSNYNGTYWDFSYQPEIYNFRKAMNAAGYATLVADRLGNGASSRPLSLSLTATGTSEALHGIVQALRAGYGGGAGFEKVVTAGHSLTSSTSVMEASTYHDVDGVLLTGYSHTLSIPDVLGVISSYYPAVADPVFAGRGVDSGYLTTRPGARQFAFYGDGDFDPAVLATDEATKETFSLSEYPDGLLATLPGQSAEINVPIMLAVGSKDRLSCGPNYAICADSATLYAAEAQYYAPAARFRAFVLPGSGHSVNLALNTRDYQTAVIDWMKTI; encoded by the coding sequence GTGCGAACCTCAGTCCGGGCGCTGGCGGCGATCGCCGCCGCAGCGCTGCTGAATCTGACGCCGGGCATTGCCCACGCCGATCCCGTCACCCCGGCCGCCGGTTGCCGGGATATCTCGTTCCCGGTCGCACAGGGCACGCTCGCCACCACGCTGTGCCTGCCGCCGGGCGGCACGGCGGATACCGTCATGGTTCTCATGTCCGGTTCCAATTACAACGGAACCTATTGGGATTTCTCGTATCAGCCCGAGATCTACAACTTCCGCAAGGCGATGAATGCCGCCGGATACGCGACACTGGTCGCGGATCGGCTCGGCAATGGCGCGAGCAGCCGGCCGCTGAGCCTGTCGCTCACCGCCACCGGCACCTCCGAGGCACTGCACGGCATTGTGCAGGCGCTGCGCGCCGGATACGGGGGCGGCGCGGGCTTTGAAAAGGTTGTCACAGCGGGACATTCACTCACCTCGAGCACGTCGGTCATGGAGGCCAGCACCTATCACGATGTCGACGGTGTGCTGCTCACCGGCTACTCACATACGCTGAGCATTCCGGACGTGCTCGGTGTGATCAGCTCGTACTATCCAGCCGTCGCCGATCCCGTATTCGCCGGGCGCGGTGTGGATTCCGGCTATCTGACGACCCGGCCCGGTGCCCGGCAATTCGCTTTCTACGGTGACGGCGATTTCGATCCGGCGGTGCTCGCGACCGATGAGGCGACCAAGGAGACCTTCTCGCTCAGCGAGTATCCCGACGGCCTGCTCGCCACCCTGCCCGGCCAATCCGCCGAGATCAACGTGCCCATCATGCTCGCCGTCGGCAGCAAGGATCGCCTGTCCTGCGGCCCGAACTACGCCATCTGCGCCGATAGCGCGACGCTGTACGCGGCCGAGGCGCAGTACTACGCCCCGGCCGCGCGTTTCCGCGCCTTCGTTCTGCCGGGCAGTGGACATTCGGTGAATCTCGCCCTGAACACCCGCGACTATCAGACCGCAGTCATCGACTGGATGAAGACCATCTGA
- a CDS encoding SAM-dependent methyltransferase, whose protein sequence is MPQEKRVPVGVDPFRPNAARVYNFMLGGKDNYEADQAVALRMLQVAPDTKTMAWFSREFLLRAVKMAAENGIRQFVDLGAGIPISPNVHEVAQAIQPDALVASIDYDPVVHAHSNALLDDAPGVTTILADIRSPEEIIERARTEAGIDWNEPVAIAVVGVLHFIMDEEKPTEIIARFRDAMAPGSYLAFTHTSTHTTEDFMYLSSGDLEKSPAQVRFRSREQISAFLDGFEVIEPGLTHVQNWLEEDLPLTKLAILGAIGRKSESAS, encoded by the coding sequence GTGCCGCAGGAAAAACGGGTACCGGTCGGCGTGGATCCATTCCGGCCGAACGCTGCCCGGGTGTACAACTTCATGCTCGGCGGCAAGGACAACTACGAAGCGGACCAGGCGGTCGCCCTCCGGATGCTGCAGGTCGCTCCGGACACCAAGACCATGGCGTGGTTCAGCCGTGAATTCCTACTACGCGCGGTGAAGATGGCCGCCGAGAACGGTATTCGGCAATTCGTCGACCTCGGCGCCGGAATCCCCATCTCCCCCAATGTGCATGAGGTGGCACAGGCGATCCAGCCCGATGCGCTGGTAGCCTCCATCGATTACGACCCGGTCGTGCACGCGCACAGTAATGCGCTGTTGGACGACGCACCCGGTGTCACCACGATACTCGCCGATATCCGCTCTCCGGAGGAGATTATCGAGCGAGCGCGGACCGAAGCCGGCATCGACTGGAATGAGCCCGTTGCCATTGCCGTGGTCGGCGTCCTGCATTTCATTATGGACGAGGAGAAGCCGACCGAGATCATCGCCCGATTCCGCGATGCGATGGCGCCCGGCAGCTACCTGGCCTTCACTCACACCTCCACCCATACCACCGAGGATTTCATGTACCTGTCCTCGGGCGATCTCGAAAAGAGTCCGGCGCAGGTGCGTTTCCGCTCCCGGGAACAGATCAGCGCTTTCCTGGACGGTTTCGAGGTGATCGAACCGGGTCTGACCCATGTGCAGAATTGGCTGGAAGAGGATCTGCCGCTGACGAAATTGGCGATCCTGGGCGCCATCGGCCGCAAATCCGAAAGCGCATCGTAG